The Candidatus Mycolicibacterium alkanivorans genome contains a region encoding:
- a CDS encoding phenylacetate--CoA ligase family protein: protein MAQMESWSWPPSYDAGYRPPAGQQHWFPVRETMDPEQRDEAILGRIQQLMAYAWEHAPFYRRKWSEAGLEPGDITSLEAFEQVPVIYKDELRTDQAAHQPYGSYLCVDPVEVTHIKGTSGTTGRPTAFGICQRDWVAIANAHARIMWGMGIRPEDVVLIGSPLTQYWGSWGAYSGAERLGAAVFPFGAGVQGQSLRTLQWMRQMRATVFYGTPSYALRLAEVARDNDIDPRALGLRKMFFSGEPGASVPAIRQRIIDAFDVEVYDSGSMGEVAPWMSLGAASNEPGVFTWQDLVYTEVCDPTSMTRVPYGSEGTPVYTTLERTSQPMIRLLSNDLTRWEAPDSSRGRTYPFLPKGIYGRIDDMFQIRGENVQPNAIDDVVMSAEGYGGEHRIVISRTGTMDELLVQVEFDAAKTTVAEDVWVKRVSEDLRTVLGVGAKVVTVQPATFERTDFKARRVIDDRHLFDSLGQGSSS from the coding sequence ATGGCACAGATGGAGTCTTGGAGCTGGCCGCCGTCCTATGATGCGGGGTACCGGCCACCGGCCGGGCAACAACACTGGTTTCCGGTCCGCGAGACGATGGACCCCGAGCAGCGCGACGAGGCGATCCTTGGACGCATACAGCAGCTGATGGCTTACGCCTGGGAACACGCACCGTTCTACCGCCGCAAGTGGTCCGAGGCCGGTCTGGAACCCGGCGACATCACGTCACTGGAGGCGTTTGAGCAAGTTCCGGTGATCTACAAAGATGAACTGCGCACCGACCAGGCCGCCCACCAACCGTACGGCAGCTATCTCTGCGTTGATCCCGTCGAGGTCACCCACATCAAGGGCACGTCGGGAACCACCGGGCGTCCGACCGCGTTCGGGATCTGCCAGCGTGACTGGGTCGCCATCGCGAACGCGCATGCCCGCATCATGTGGGGCATGGGGATCCGGCCCGAGGACGTCGTGCTGATCGGTTCCCCGCTGACACAGTATTGGGGCTCGTGGGGTGCCTACAGCGGCGCGGAACGCCTGGGCGCCGCAGTGTTCCCGTTCGGTGCCGGTGTGCAGGGGCAGAGTCTGCGGACGCTGCAGTGGATGCGCCAGATGCGTGCGACGGTGTTCTACGGCACGCCCTCTTACGCGCTGCGTCTGGCCGAGGTTGCTCGCGATAACGACATTGATCCGCGCGCTCTGGGCCTGCGCAAGATGTTCTTCTCGGGCGAACCAGGGGCGAGCGTCCCGGCGATCCGGCAGCGGATCATCGATGCGTTCGACGTCGAGGTCTACGACTCCGGCAGTATGGGTGAAGTCGCGCCGTGGATGTCGCTTGGCGCCGCGTCGAACGAGCCGGGCGTGTTCACCTGGCAGGATTTGGTGTACACCGAGGTGTGTGACCCCACGTCGATGACGCGCGTGCCTTACGGTTCCGAGGGCACACCCGTCTACACGACGCTCGAGCGCACCTCACAGCCGATGATCCGACTGCTGTCCAACGACCTCACCCGGTGGGAAGCGCCCGACTCCTCCCGCGGCCGCACATACCCATTTCTGCCCAAGGGCATCTACGGCCGCATCGACGACATGTTCCAAATCCGCGGCGAGAACGTGCAGCCCAACGCGATCGACGACGTGGTGATGAGCGCCGAGGGATACGGCGGCGAACACCGCATCGTCATCTCCCGAACCGGCACGATGGACGAACTGCTCGTCCAGGTCGAATTTGATGCCGCGAAAACAACTGTCGCAGAGGATGTCTGGGTCAAGCGGGTCAGCGAGGACCTTCGTACAGTCCTCGGAGTGGGAGCGAAAGTCGTGACGGTACAGCCCGCCACGTTCGAACGCACCGATTTCAAGGCCCGCCGCGTCATCGACGATCGCCACCTCTTCGACTCCCTGGGGCAGGGGAGTTCGTCATGA
- a CDS encoding cobalamin B12-binding domain-containing protein, translating into MNQPSVLPIRVMLAKIGLDGHDRGVKVVARTLRDAGMEVIYTGLHRSPAQVVEAASQEDVDVLGVSLLSGAHMPIFTKIFEILDQMDERPRFAIVAGGVMPDEDEIELQKMGVAAVLGQDTTPEKIVEVIKAAAAVEASS; encoded by the coding sequence ATGAACCAACCGTCGGTGCTGCCCATCCGAGTGATGCTGGCGAAGATCGGACTCGACGGACACGACCGTGGTGTCAAGGTCGTCGCCCGCACCCTGCGAGACGCCGGCATGGAGGTGATCTACACCGGCCTGCATCGCAGCCCGGCTCAGGTCGTCGAAGCCGCCAGCCAGGAGGACGTCGACGTGCTCGGCGTGAGTCTGCTGTCGGGCGCCCACATGCCGATCTTCACCAAGATCTTCGAGATTCTCGATCAGATGGACGAGCGCCCGCGCTTTGCGATCGTGGCCGGCGGCGTGATGCCCGATGAGGATGAGATCGAACTGCAGAAGATGGGCGTCGCCGCGGTCCTCGGCCAAGACACCACCCCGGAGAAAATCGTCGAGGTCATCAAGGCGGCCGCCGCGGTGGAGGCGAGCTCCTGA
- the meaB gene encoding methylmalonyl Co-A mutase-associated GTPase MeaB, with protein MSQVATPSPVVAMADRIRAGSQVSLARGLTLVESRAEAASELLAEIWKDSGQAHVVGITGPAGSGKSTLVTAMAREYVARGSRVAILAVDPSSAYSGGAILGDRIRMTEHAGNKDIFIRSMASRGATGGLSRAVLDGIVLLDAAGFDVVILETVGVGQAEVDVISVAHTVLVVSVPGLGDDIQAIKAGLIEIADIHVVNKADRPGADLTVKQLRESLRLAHGLAGKWDVPILKTTASDGDGVPELLDKTAEHRHWMTDNGAMRDVERRNAATRIRWAAETLIAATLRSGHREFDAAVDALIARTDEPRQAAARLLTAMAVDPTDINGKGQS; from the coding sequence ATGAGTCAGGTCGCGACCCCCTCACCGGTCGTGGCCATGGCCGATCGCATCCGGGCGGGCTCGCAGGTCTCCCTGGCCCGCGGTCTGACCCTGGTCGAAAGCCGTGCCGAGGCAGCATCGGAACTGCTGGCGGAAATCTGGAAGGACAGCGGACAGGCCCACGTCGTCGGTATCACCGGTCCGGCAGGCAGCGGAAAAAGCACACTGGTGACCGCGATGGCACGCGAATACGTCGCCCGGGGCTCGCGGGTGGCAATCCTGGCGGTCGACCCCTCCAGTGCCTACTCCGGGGGCGCGATCCTGGGCGACCGCATCCGCATGACCGAACATGCAGGAAACAAAGACATCTTCATCCGGTCGATGGCATCGCGGGGCGCCACCGGCGGGCTCTCGCGGGCCGTGCTCGACGGCATCGTCTTGCTCGACGCCGCGGGCTTTGATGTCGTCATCCTCGAAACGGTCGGTGTCGGGCAAGCCGAAGTCGACGTCATCAGCGTGGCCCACACGGTGCTCGTCGTCAGCGTCCCCGGTCTCGGTGATGACATTCAGGCGATCAAAGCTGGACTGATCGAGATCGCCGACATCCACGTGGTCAACAAGGCGGACCGCCCGGGCGCCGACCTGACGGTCAAACAGCTGCGGGAGTCGCTGCGACTGGCTCACGGGCTGGCCGGCAAGTGGGACGTACCGATCCTCAAGACCACCGCCTCTGACGGCGATGGCGTCCCTGAGCTGCTGGACAAGACCGCTGAGCACCGCCACTGGATGACCGACAACGGTGCCATGCGTGACGTCGAACGCCGCAACGCGGCAACCCGAATCCGTTGGGCAGCAGAAACACTGATCGCTGCGACACTGCGATCGGGACATCGCGAATTCGACGCAGCCGTCGACGCGCTCATCGCCCGCACGGACGAACCGCGCCAAGCCGCCGCCCGGCTGCTGACCGCCATGGCCGTAGACCCAACCGACATCAATGGAAAAGGACAATCATGA
- a CDS encoding IS110 family transposase has translation MEVIHPRCAGIDISKRDAKVCVRVQGSGSTPTSATVTTWGAMSGQILALREHLLDQRVNCVVMEATGDYWKPYFYLLEDTLTVMLVNAHDARNMPGRKTDVSDAAWLADLGAHGLLRGSLVPPQPIRELRDLTRARTTLTRDRARQVQRIEKVLEDAGIKLSSVATDIMGVSGRAMLEALIAGQSGPAAMADLAQRRMRSKIPTLTEALTGRFTPHHGYLIRMHLNLIDQYGQALADLDDRIGVAVTPLAAARELLTSIPGVSRIVAEVLLAETGADMSVFATAGHLASWAGTAPGSNESAGKVKSTKTRHGNRYLKGALGTAALAASRSKGTYLSAKYRRIAARRGPMKALVALEHSILVAVWNMLTNGEFYRDPGADYFTRRIPAKTKAHAISQLESLGYRVSLQPLTNTA, from the coding sequence ATGGAAGTGATACATCCGCGGTGCGCGGGAATAGATATCTCAAAGAGGGACGCCAAAGTCTGCGTCCGGGTCCAAGGCTCTGGGAGCACACCGACATCGGCCACGGTGACGACGTGGGGTGCGATGTCGGGTCAGATCCTGGCGTTGCGTGAGCACCTGCTCGACCAAAGGGTCAACTGTGTGGTGATGGAAGCGACGGGCGATTATTGGAAGCCGTACTTCTACCTCCTCGAAGACACCCTGACGGTGATGCTGGTCAACGCCCACGACGCCCGCAACATGCCGGGCCGCAAGACCGATGTCTCCGATGCTGCCTGGCTGGCCGATTTGGGTGCGCACGGGTTGCTACGCGGATCGCTGGTGCCGCCCCAACCAATCCGGGAACTACGCGATCTCACCCGCGCCCGCACCACCCTGACCCGCGACCGCGCACGGCAGGTGCAGCGCATCGAGAAAGTCCTCGAGGACGCCGGCATCAAACTGTCCTCGGTCGCCACCGACATCATGGGAGTCTCGGGCAGGGCGATGCTGGAGGCCCTCATCGCGGGCCAGTCGGGGCCGGCGGCGATGGCAGATCTGGCCCAACGCCGGATGCGCTCGAAGATCCCGACCCTCACCGAGGCGCTGACCGGCCGGTTCACCCCCCACCACGGATACTTGATCAGGATGCACCTGAATCTGATCGACCAGTACGGGCAGGCGTTAGCCGACCTCGATGACAGGATCGGCGTGGCGGTGACACCTTTAGCGGCGGCCCGGGAACTGCTGACGAGCATCCCGGGCGTCTCAAGGATCGTCGCTGAGGTGCTGCTCGCCGAGACCGGCGCCGACATGAGCGTATTTGCCACCGCCGGGCATCTGGCGTCGTGGGCGGGCACCGCACCCGGATCCAACGAGTCCGCGGGCAAGGTGAAGTCGACCAAAACCCGGCACGGAAACCGGTATTTGAAAGGGGCCCTCGGGACTGCCGCGCTAGCCGCGTCCCGCTCGAAGGGAACCTACCTCTCAGCCAAATACCGGCGTATCGCCGCCCGTCGAGGTCCGATGAAAGCACTTGTTGCACTCGAACATTCCATCCTCGTGGCGGTGTGGAACATGCTCACCAACGGCGAGTTCTACCGTGATCCCGGCGCCGACTACTTCACCCGCCGTATCCCAGCCAAAACCAAGGCACACGCGATCAGTCAGCTCGAATCCCTCGGCTACCGAGTCAGCCTCCAACCCCTCACCAACACCGCATAA
- a CDS encoding methylmalonyl-CoA mutase family protein, with the protein MTADDHSTPEELRLATDALRKRAQAELEQWESHELAEFVARAPESRESYLTGVGMPVKRVYGPQDLPESYDEIGLPGQFPYTRGPYPTMYRGRKWTMRQIAGFGQAEETNKRFQYLIAQGQTGLSVDFDMPTLMGLDSDDEMSLGEVGREGVAIDVLPDMAALFDGIDLENISVSMTINPSAWILLAMYVAVAEDRGMDLNKLSGTIQNDILKEYVAQKEWVFPVRPSMRIVRDCIAYGAENMARYNPVNISGYHISEAGGNALQEVAFTMAITKAYVEDVIKAGIDVDTFASRLSFFFVSQADLFEEVAKFRAVRRYYAKMMKEHFGAKKANSMRLRFHAQTAAATLTKPQPMVNIVRTALQALSAVLGGAQSIHTNGLDEAYTIPSEMAMKLALRTQQIIADETNVPNVIDPLGGSYYVEALTDEIEKGIQEYMDKVEAMGGVVPAIEQGFFQKEISDTAYDYAKRKASGDRPVIGVNKYVDETEDQKIEIHKLDPESEARQIRRLKQTRADRDPQRAQAALDTLLAVARDENANLMPATIEAVRAHLSMGEITGALREVFGSYQETPVF; encoded by the coding sequence ATGACCGCCGATGACCACTCGACCCCAGAGGAACTGCGCCTCGCCACCGACGCACTGCGTAAGCGCGCCCAGGCGGAACTCGAGCAGTGGGAGAGCCACGAGCTCGCCGAGTTCGTCGCCCGCGCTCCCGAGTCCAGAGAGAGCTACCTGACCGGGGTCGGAATGCCCGTCAAGCGGGTCTACGGCCCGCAGGATCTTCCCGAAAGCTATGACGAGATCGGTCTCCCGGGTCAATTTCCCTACACCCGCGGTCCGTACCCGACGATGTACCGCGGCCGTAAGTGGACGATGCGTCAGATCGCGGGCTTCGGACAGGCCGAGGAAACCAACAAGCGCTTCCAGTACCTCATCGCCCAGGGCCAGACCGGTCTGTCGGTGGACTTCGACATGCCGACGCTGATGGGTCTGGACAGCGATGACGAGATGAGCCTTGGCGAGGTCGGCCGCGAGGGAGTGGCGATCGACGTCCTGCCTGACATGGCAGCTCTGTTCGACGGTATCGACCTGGAGAACATCTCGGTGTCGATGACCATCAACCCGTCGGCGTGGATCCTGCTGGCGATGTACGTCGCGGTCGCGGAAGACCGCGGCATGGACCTCAACAAGCTGTCCGGGACCATCCAGAACGACATCCTCAAAGAGTATGTCGCGCAGAAGGAATGGGTCTTCCCCGTGCGCCCAAGCATGCGCATCGTCCGCGATTGCATCGCCTACGGAGCCGAGAACATGGCCCGCTACAACCCGGTCAACATCAGCGGGTATCACATCAGCGAGGCCGGCGGAAACGCTCTGCAAGAGGTCGCCTTCACGATGGCCATCACCAAGGCCTACGTCGAGGATGTCATCAAGGCCGGTATCGACGTCGACACTTTCGCCTCGCGGCTGTCGTTCTTCTTTGTCTCCCAGGCCGACTTGTTCGAAGAGGTCGCCAAGTTCCGGGCCGTTCGCCGGTATTACGCGAAGATGATGAAGGAGCACTTCGGGGCCAAGAAGGCGAACTCGATGCGGCTGCGCTTCCACGCCCAGACCGCCGCCGCCACGCTGACCAAGCCCCAACCCATGGTGAACATCGTCCGCACCGCACTGCAGGCCCTCTCGGCGGTCCTCGGTGGCGCCCAGTCGATCCACACCAACGGACTCGACGAGGCCTACACGATTCCCAGCGAGATGGCGATGAAGCTCGCCCTACGGACCCAGCAGATCATCGCCGACGAGACGAACGTCCCCAATGTGATCGACCCGCTGGGCGGTTCGTACTACGTGGAAGCCCTGACCGACGAGATCGAAAAAGGCATCCAGGAATACATGGACAAGGTCGAGGCGATGGGCGGCGTCGTGCCTGCCATCGAACAAGGTTTCTTCCAGAAGGAGATCTCCGACACCGCCTACGACTACGCCAAGCGCAAAGCCAGCGGTGATCGGCCGGTGATCGGCGTCAATAAATATGTCGATGAAACCGAAGACCAGAAAATCGAGATCCACAAGCTCGATCCAGAGTCCGAAGCGCGCCAAATTCGGCGGCTCAAGCAGACCCGAGCCGACCGCGACCCGCAACGCGCGCAAGCTGCGCTCGACACTCTGCTGGCGGTGGCGCGCGACGAGAACGCCAACCTGATGCCCGCGACCATCGAAGCCGTCCGGGCGCATCTTTCCATGGGAGAGATCACCGGTGCCTTGCGGGAGGTGTTCGGCAGCTACCAAGAGACACCGGTGTTCTGA
- a CDS encoding IS110 family transposase, translating to MDVMHPRCAGIDCSKKDAKVCIRVQGHGRRATAATVTTWGATTSQILALREHLVAAKVSCVVIESTSDYWKPFYYLLDDELDVVLVNAASVRGLPGRKTDVSDAAWLADLGAHGLVKASFVPPAPIRALRDLTRARTVITRERTREVQRLEKLLEDAGIKLSSVATDITGVSGRAMLEALIAGQRDPAALADLARRRLRSKIPALTEALTGRFNDHHAFMARLFLDRIDAHTADIGRLDERIEAAMEPFLPARDLLMSIPGFSRIVAEVFIAETGGDMSVFPTAGHLASWAGVSPGSNESAGRVKSTKTRPGNRYLKGVLGIAALSAARSKNTYLSAKYKRIATRRGPMRAIVAIEHAMITAAHNMLTNGDFYRDPGANYYTAHQPARTKSRAINQLESLGYRVTLEPLTQSA from the coding sequence ATGGATGTGATGCACCCGCGGTGCGCGGGGATCGACTGCTCGAAGAAGGACGCCAAGGTCTGCATCCGGGTGCAAGGCCACGGCCGGCGGGCCACCGCAGCGACGGTGACGACCTGGGGCGCGACGACCAGCCAGATCCTGGCGCTACGTGAGCACCTGGTGGCAGCCAAGGTCAGCTGCGTAGTGATCGAGTCCACCAGCGACTATTGGAAACCGTTCTACTACCTGCTCGACGACGAACTCGACGTGGTGCTGGTCAACGCCGCCTCGGTGCGAGGCCTACCCGGCCGCAAAACCGACGTCTCCGATGCCGCGTGGCTGGCCGATCTGGGCGCCCACGGGCTGGTGAAGGCGTCGTTCGTGCCTCCGGCGCCGATCCGGGCGTTGCGCGATCTGACCCGCGCCCGCACCGTGATCACCCGCGAACGCACCCGCGAGGTGCAGCGACTGGAGAAACTGCTCGAAGACGCCGGCATCAAACTGTCCTCGGTGGCCACCGACATCACCGGCGTCTCGGGCCGGGCGATGCTCGAAGCGCTGATCGCGGGCCAGCGTGACCCCGCTGCCCTGGCCGATCTGGCCCGGCGCCGGCTGCGCTCGAAGATCCCGGCCTTGACCGAAGCGCTGACCGGACGCTTCAACGACCACCACGCGTTCATGGCGCGACTGTTTCTGGACCGCATCGACGCCCACACCGCCGACATCGGTCGACTCGATGAGCGCATCGAGGCGGCGATGGAACCTTTTCTCCCGGCCCGGGACCTGCTGATGAGCATCCCGGGATTCTCCCGGATCGTCGCTGAAGTGTTCATCGCCGAAACCGGCGGCGACATGAGCGTGTTCCCCACCGCCGGGCATCTGGCATCCTGGGCGGGAGTCTCGCCCGGTTCCAACGAGTCCGCCGGACGGGTCAAATCCACCAAAACCCGGCCCGGCAACCGCTACCTCAAGGGCGTCCTCGGAATCGCCGCGCTGTCCGCAGCCCGCTCCAAGAACACCTACTTGTCCGCCAAATACAAGCGCATCGCCACCCGACGCGGCCCGATGCGCGCCATCGTCGCCATCGAACACGCCATGATCACCGCCGCCCACAACATGCTCACCAACGGCGACTTCTACCGCGACCCCGGCGCGAACTACTACACCGCCCACCAGCCCGCCCGAACCAAATCCCGGGCAATCAACCAACTCGAATCCCTCGGCTACCGAGTCACACTGGAACCACTCACCCAGTCTGCATAA